CGCCACGACCGAAGTGCCCCAGGCGCGCCGCAGTTCACGGCGGGCGGTGACGCCCGCGGGGAGGACCGCGACGGCCGCACCGGCGACGGCCAGCGCCCCCGCGACGACCGGCAGGGCGCGGCCGAACGCCTCCTCGGCTTCCAACAGCGCACTCATCGCGCCTCGTCGGGCAGGAGGCGGGCCGGGGCCCAGGGTTCGCGTACGTACTGGCCGTTCATGGGCCCTACTGTCGCCGACCCGTTTCCGCGCTGTACGGGCGGGTGGAGCCGCACCCCCGTCTCAGATAGTAGGAAGGCCGACTAAATGTGCAGACAGCGCGTCCCCGCTGACCTAGCGTGGAAGCAGCCGAACGTCCCGCTCCATCGAGCGAAGGCGGTTGCGGCCCGGTGCGTGAGCGCAGGTGATCCCTGCCGTACGCGGGCCCCCGCACTCTTTCCGGCTCTCATCCGCACTTCTCGGGCTTCCATTCAGAGGAGACGTGACTTCATGGCCGAGACCGTCGTCCGCAGGACCCGCCGCGGCGCCCGCGGCACCCGCACCTCCGACACCACCGCCCACAAGACCGACCGCGCCAACGCCGCCGCCGCGCTCCAGCGCGCGCTCGACCGCCGCGACAACGGCGGCGCGACGGGTCACTGAGCGCCCTGCGGGCGCGTCCTCAAACGCCGGACAGGCTGCTTTCGGCTGGGGTCAGCCACATCCAGCCCGTCCGGCGATCGAGGACACCGCCGCGCAGCGGAGGTGCGCGTGAGGCGGCCCGCAGCCGCTGTTTCTTCTCCGCCGCGCGTTACGTCGCGCCGACGCTCCGCGTCACTTCGCGGTGCTAGTTCTTCTCGGCTCCGCTCCGCGTCACTTCGCGGTGCTAGTTCTTCTCGGCTCCGCTCCGCGTCACTTCGAAGTAATCCACCCGCGCTCCGCTCTCCGCCAGTGCCGTCACCCGCAGTCGCGGGTGGCGGCCCGGCTCGGCCTCGACGGCGAGGAAGGAGAAGCCGGTGTAGCGCACACGTGACCACTCCACCGTCTCCGGGCGCTTCACCCGGCCCTTCCCCCAGTGGTAGCTGGCGATGCCGTCGAGGTCCTTCACACGGCCCTCGTAGCTGTCCGGCACCGGGAAGTCGTACAGCGCCTTGCCCGCCCCGCCCGCGGTGACGTACACAATGCCGTCGCGCGTCCCGTCGACGCTCCCACCGATCGGGACCTTCCTGCCCACTCGCCCGCCGCGGATCGCGTCGGTCCGTTCGTAGACGTGATTGTGGCCGTTGATCACCAGGTCCACCTGGTGCTTCTCGAACAGCGGCAGCCATGCCTCGCGCACCCCGCCGTCCGACGCGTGCGCCTTCGTCGTCGAGAACGCGCAGTGGTGGAAGAAGACGACGAGGAAATCGATCCCGCGCCGCCCGCGCAACTCCCGCAGCCGCCGGTCCAGCCAGGCGGTCTGTCTGCCGCCGGTGTAACCGGTGTTGGCGGCGATCTCGTACGAGACGTCGTTGGCGTCCAGCGCGACGACCCCCACGTTTCCGTAGGTGAAGGAGTAGACGCCCGGCGCCTGGCGCGGGTCGAAGCCGTTGTCCGGCAGGGTCCAGCGGGCCCGCTGACCGCCGTAGCCGTTGGGGGAGTACCAGGCCTCCATGTCGTGGTTGCCGGTGGTCACCATCCACGGCACCCGCGCCGCCACGGACTCGGTCTGGGCGAGGAACTGGTCCCACACCCGCGCGTCGTAGACGTCCGTCGGCTTGCCCCCGCCGCTGGAGTCGGCGTAGCAGATGTCGCCCGCGTGGAGATGGAACGCGGGGTTCTGGCCGAGGATCAGCTGGTCGTTGGCGAGCGCGTCGTAGCTGACGCCCTGGTCGCCGAAGGCGGTGAAGACGAATCTCTCCGCGCTCTGTGGGGCGGTGCGGAAGGTGCCGATGGTCGCGAAGTGGCGCGGGTCGGCGGGGTCGTGGCCGGTGTGGCCGACGCCGTAGTAGTACGTCCTGCCCGGGCTGAGGCCGTCCAGCGCCGCGTGCAGATAGACCTGGTCGACGGCCGGGAGCTTTTTGCTGAGCGCGGGCGTGTGCAGAGCGCGCACCTCCGCCGCCACGCGCAGGCCGAGGTCCCACGGTTCGAGGCCCACCCGGACGAACGGGTCCCTGACCGCGAACGGCACCTGCCAGGAGATCCGCATCTGCGTCCTCGGATCGGCGCCGAAGGCGAGATGGCGGCCGAAGGGCGCGACCACCGAGCCGTCCACCCGGGCGGTCGCGGGCGCGCCGACCAGGGTGGGGCCCGCGTACGCGCCCGCGCCGCCGAGGACACCCAGCCCGGCGACCGTCCCGGCCGTGGCGGCACCGGCGCGCAGCATCCCGCGCCGGGTGAGCTTCGTCCGCAGATACTCGTGCTGCTCGGCCATCGTCATCCGGACGGCGAGGTGGTCGGGGATGCCTACCCGTGGTGTCTCCATGCTCGAAAACGTCCCAGGAACGAGCGACACCGTCCCGTCCTTGAGGTGAACGTGACCTGACCGGACCGCCATCTGTCCGGATC
The window above is part of the Streptomyces syringium genome. Proteins encoded here:
- a CDS encoding purple acid phosphatase family protein, which translates into the protein METPRVGIPDHLAVRMTMAEQHEYLRTKLTRRGMLRAGAATAGTVAGLGVLGGAGAYAGPTLVGAPATARVDGSVVAPFGRHLAFGADPRTQMRISWQVPFAVRDPFVRVGLEPWDLGLRVAAEVRALHTPALSKKLPAVDQVYLHAALDGLSPGRTYYYGVGHTGHDPADPRHFATIGTFRTAPQSAERFVFTAFGDQGVSYDALANDQLILGQNPAFHLHAGDICYADSSGGGKPTDVYDARVWDQFLAQTESVAARVPWMVTTGNHDMEAWYSPNGYGGQRARWTLPDNGFDPRQAPGVYSFTYGNVGVVALDANDVSYEIAANTGYTGGRQTAWLDRRLRELRGRRGIDFLVVFFHHCAFSTTKAHASDGGVREAWLPLFEKHQVDLVINGHNHVYERTDAIRGGRVGRKVPIGGSVDGTRDGIVYVTAGGAGKALYDFPVPDSYEGRVKDLDGIASYHWGKGRVKRPETVEWSRVRYTGFSFLAVEAEPGRHPRLRVTALAESGARVDYFEVTRSGAEKN